In one Antennarius striatus isolate MH-2024 chromosome 1, ASM4005453v1, whole genome shotgun sequence genomic region, the following are encoded:
- the btbd10b gene encoding BTB/POZ domain-containing protein 10 isoform X1 yields MAASLESYDSNSSDTENWDRKSTSRPRKLCRHSSNQARASCFEVEQRKMNLHGASGGSDRSRDRRRSCDRSRDSSHERDGQLTPCIRNITSPTRQHNTDRERDCGPSSRPSSPRPQRVSPSGSSSSGVVSSRNSSLSSNEGTFKGLGIGEMVFVYENPKEGGASATVGSRNIRTSERVTLIVDNTRFVVDPSIFTAQPNTMLGRMFGSGREHNFTRPNEKGEYEVAEGISSTVFRAILDYYKSGIIRCPDGISIPELREACDYLCISFDYSTIKCRDLSALMHELSNDGARRQFEFYLEEMVLPLMVASAQSGERECHIVVLTDDDVVDWDEEYPPQMGEEYSQIIYSTKLYRFFKYIENRDVAKSVLKERGLKKIRLGIEGYPTYKEKVKKRPGGRPEVIYNYVQRPFIRMSWEKEEGKSRHVDFQCVKSKSITNLAAAAADIPQDQLVVMHPGPQVDELDILPNHPPSGSHYSHYSNEPDPDVPPPAV; encoded by the exons ATGGCAGCGAGTCTAGAGTCATATGATAGTAACTCCAGTGACACCGAAAACTGGGATCGAAAATCAACAAGCCGACCCCGCAAACTCTGCAGACATTCGAG CAACCAGGCCCGAGCGTCTTGCTTTGAGGTCGAACAGAGGAAGATGAACCTGCATGGTGCCAGTGGAGGCAGTGACCGTTCACGTGACCGCCGCCGCTCTTGTGACCGCTCCAGAGACTCCTCACATGAAAGGGACGGCCAGCTCACTCCCTGCATCCGTAACATCACCTCACCCACCCGTCAACACAATACCG ACCGTGAACGTGACTGTGGCCCATCATCAAGGCCCAGTAGCCCACGACCTCAGAGAGTCTCTCCCAGTGGCTCTAGCAGCAGCGGGGTAGTGAGCAGTCGCAACAGCAGCTTGTCCAGTAATGAAGGCACCTTCAAAGGCTTGGGAATTGGAGAAATGGTTTTCGTCTACGAAAATCCCAAAGAGGGAGGAGCGAGCGCCACTGTTGGAAGCCGAAACATCAGGACCTCAGAAAGAGTCACTCTGATAGTTGATAATACAAGATTTGTTGTCGATCCTTCCATCTTCACAGCACAACCCAATACCATGTTGGGCAG aatgtTTGGATCTGGAAGAGAACACAATTTCACACGACCCAATGAGAAGGGAGAGTATGAGGTGGCTGAAGGCATTAGCTCAACTGTTTTCAGAGCAATTCTG GATTACTACAAATCTGGGATAATCCGCTGTCCTGATGGAATCTCCATCCCTGAATTGCGAGAGGCGTGTGATTATCTATGCATCTCCTTTGACTACAGCACCATTAAATGCAGAGACCTCA GTGCCCTGATGCACGAGCTATCCAACGATGGAGCTCGGCGACAATTTGAGTTTTACCTGGAGGAAATGGTTTTGCCTTTAATGGTGGCGAGTGCCCAGAGTGGAGAGAGGGAATGTCACATTGTAGTCCTCACCGATGATGATGTGGTTGACTGGGATGAAGAATATCCTCCACAAATGGGAGAAGAGTATTCACAGA TCATCTACAGTACAAAGCTCTACAGATTTTTTAAGTATATTGAGAACCGTGATGTGGCCAAATCCGTTTTGAAGGAGAGAGGATTAAAGAAAATAAGACTTGGCATTGAAG GTTACCCCACGTATAAAGAGAAGGTCAAAAAGCGACCGGGAGGTCGCCCAGAGGTCATTTACAACTATGTCCAGAGGCCCTTCATCCGCATGTCCTGGGAAAAGGAAGAGGGTAAGAGCCGCCATGTGGACTTCCAGTGTGTCAAGTCCAAGTCCATCACCAAcctggcggcggcggcagctgACATCCCCCAGGACCAGCTGGTGGTGATGCACCCCGGTCCGCAAGTGGATGAACTGGACATCCTGCCTAATCATCCCCCGAGTGGGAGTCACTACAGTCACTATAGCAACGAGCCTGATCCTGATGTACCGCCACCTGCCGTCTGA
- the btbd10b gene encoding BTB/POZ domain-containing protein 10 isoform X2 encodes MNLHGASGGSDRSRDRRRSCDRSRDSSHERDGQLTPCIRNITSPTRQHNTDRERDCGPSSRPSSPRPQRVSPSGSSSSGVVSSRNSSLSSNEGTFKGLGIGEMVFVYENPKEGGASATVGSRNIRTSERVTLIVDNTRFVVDPSIFTAQPNTMLGRMFGSGREHNFTRPNEKGEYEVAEGISSTVFRAILDYYKSGIIRCPDGISIPELREACDYLCISFDYSTIKCRDLSALMHELSNDGARRQFEFYLEEMVLPLMVASAQSGERECHIVVLTDDDVVDWDEEYPPQMGEEYSQIIYSTKLYRFFKYIENRDVAKSVLKERGLKKIRLGIEGYPTYKEKVKKRPGGRPEVIYNYVQRPFIRMSWEKEEGKSRHVDFQCVKSKSITNLAAAAADIPQDQLVVMHPGPQVDELDILPNHPPSGSHYSHYSNEPDPDVPPPAV; translated from the exons ATGAACCTGCATGGTGCCAGTGGAGGCAGTGACCGTTCACGTGACCGCCGCCGCTCTTGTGACCGCTCCAGAGACTCCTCACATGAAAGGGACGGCCAGCTCACTCCCTGCATCCGTAACATCACCTCACCCACCCGTCAACACAATACCG ACCGTGAACGTGACTGTGGCCCATCATCAAGGCCCAGTAGCCCACGACCTCAGAGAGTCTCTCCCAGTGGCTCTAGCAGCAGCGGGGTAGTGAGCAGTCGCAACAGCAGCTTGTCCAGTAATGAAGGCACCTTCAAAGGCTTGGGAATTGGAGAAATGGTTTTCGTCTACGAAAATCCCAAAGAGGGAGGAGCGAGCGCCACTGTTGGAAGCCGAAACATCAGGACCTCAGAAAGAGTCACTCTGATAGTTGATAATACAAGATTTGTTGTCGATCCTTCCATCTTCACAGCACAACCCAATACCATGTTGGGCAG aatgtTTGGATCTGGAAGAGAACACAATTTCACACGACCCAATGAGAAGGGAGAGTATGAGGTGGCTGAAGGCATTAGCTCAACTGTTTTCAGAGCAATTCTG GATTACTACAAATCTGGGATAATCCGCTGTCCTGATGGAATCTCCATCCCTGAATTGCGAGAGGCGTGTGATTATCTATGCATCTCCTTTGACTACAGCACCATTAAATGCAGAGACCTCA GTGCCCTGATGCACGAGCTATCCAACGATGGAGCTCGGCGACAATTTGAGTTTTACCTGGAGGAAATGGTTTTGCCTTTAATGGTGGCGAGTGCCCAGAGTGGAGAGAGGGAATGTCACATTGTAGTCCTCACCGATGATGATGTGGTTGACTGGGATGAAGAATATCCTCCACAAATGGGAGAAGAGTATTCACAGA TCATCTACAGTACAAAGCTCTACAGATTTTTTAAGTATATTGAGAACCGTGATGTGGCCAAATCCGTTTTGAAGGAGAGAGGATTAAAGAAAATAAGACTTGGCATTGAAG GTTACCCCACGTATAAAGAGAAGGTCAAAAAGCGACCGGGAGGTCGCCCAGAGGTCATTTACAACTATGTCCAGAGGCCCTTCATCCGCATGTCCTGGGAAAAGGAAGAGGGTAAGAGCCGCCATGTGGACTTCCAGTGTGTCAAGTCCAAGTCCATCACCAAcctggcggcggcggcagctgACATCCCCCAGGACCAGCTGGTGGTGATGCACCCCGGTCCGCAAGTGGATGAACTGGACATCCTGCCTAATCATCCCCCGAGTGGGAGTCACTACAGTCACTATAGCAACGAGCCTGATCCTGATGTACCGCCACCTGCCGTCTGA